A stretch of Henckelia pumila isolate YLH828 chromosome 4, ASM3356847v2, whole genome shotgun sequence DNA encodes these proteins:
- the LOC140865792 gene encoding uncharacterized protein → MKSIQLMNVNNNDIGAENMAEQEAHQTINMGFPKANQEKKPKKQRTRSFYFVPKFGCMRLDEDSAAPDIHGSFNVEASRHGKDHVPTHLVVMVNGIIGSAQDWRYAAKQFVKAFPEDVIVHCSECNSSTLTFHGVDVMGKRLADEVISVVKRHPNLQKISFLAHSLGGLVSRYAAACLYQQDFTRKNSKENGDCMLDESKESSEEKSPTGKIAGLEPVNFITSATPHLGSRGHKQVPVFCGFKAMEKVASHASGLLGRTGRHLFLRDCENGKPPLLLQMSSDSDDLKFISALKSFKRRVAYANTHHDHLVGWSSSSLRRRNQLPKHRNLLKDARYPHIVHEVPSKLANPQDVYSPDAKVARSRRREMEEAMFRGLTTLTWERVDVNFGGSIQRLFAHNTIQVKTYCINYHGADIIQHMMDNFQL, encoded by the exons ATGAAGTCCATACAGTTAATGAATGTGAACAACAACGATATTGGTGCAGAAAATATGGCAGAACAAGAAGCTCACCAAACTATTAACATGGGTTTTCCCAAAGCTAATCAGGAAAAGAAACCCAAGAAGCAGAGGACTAGGAGTTTCTATTTTGTCCCGAAATTTGGGTGTATGAGATTAGACGAAGATTCTGCAGCGCCGGATATCCACGGGAGTTTCAACGTCGAAGCCTCTCGCCATGGGAAGGATCACGTACCCACGCACCTCGTTGTTATGGTCAATGGAATTATTGGAAG TGCTCAAGATTGGAGATATGCTGCGAAGCAATTTGTGAAGGCTTTTCCCGAAGATGTTATTGTACATT GTAGCGAATGTAATTCCTCCACGCTGACATTCCATGGTGTTGATGTTATGGGGAAGAGATTAGCTGATGAG GTGATTTCTGTTGTCAAACGCCATCCAAATCTTCAGAAGATCTCGTTTTTGGCTCACTCTCTGGGTGGCTTGGTATCAAGATACGCCGCTGCTTGTCTTTATCAACAAGATTTTACGAGAAAAAATAGTAAAGAAAATGGCGACTGCATGTTGGATGAGTCGAAAGAATCATCTGAAGAAAAGTCACCAACAGGAAAAATTGCCGGACTCGAACCAGTGAACTTCATTACATCTGCAACGCCACATCTTGGATCCAGGGGGCACAAACAG GTTCCTGTTTTCTGTGGGTTTAAAGCCATGGAGAAAGTTGCATCACATGCTTCAGGGTTACTTGGTAGAACTGGTAGACATTTATTCTTGAGAGATTGCGAAAATGGGAAACctcctcttcttcttcagaTGAGCAGTGACTCTGATGATCTTAAGTTTAT ATCTGCTTTGAAATCATTTAAGAGACGCGTTGCTTATGCAAATACACATCATGACC ACCTTGTTGGGTGGAGTTCGTCTTCATTGCGCCGTCGAAACCAGCTTCCAAAG CACCGGAATCTTCTGAAAGATGCTAGATACCCACATATTGTCCATGAAGTTCCTTCAAAATTGGCAAATCCTCAGGATGTTTATTCTCCGGATGCTAAAGTTGCTAGAAGCAGGAGAAGGGAAATGGAAG AGGCTATGTTCAGAGGGCTAACGACACTGACTTGGGAACGAGTTGATGTCAACTTCGGTGGGAGCATCCAAAGACTTTTTGCACACAATACCATTCAG GTTAAAACTTATTGTATCAATTATCATGGCGCGGATATAATACAACATATGATGGACAATTTTCAATTATAG
- the LOC140866667 gene encoding ergosterol biosynthetic protein 28 isoform X2 codes for MKLLGWWLMLVGTLRLASVWFGFFDIWALRLAVFSKTTMSEVHGRTFGVWTLLTCTLCFLCAFNLENKPLYLATFLSFVYAFGHFLTEYLIYHTMAIANLTTVGIFAGTSIVWMLLQWNSYQPLKSKHS; via the exons ATGAAGTTACTAGGATGGTGGCTGATGCTTGTGGGCACGCTTCGATTGGCTTCTGTTTGGTTCGGATTCTTCGACATTTGGGCTCTTCGCCTTGCCGTTTTCTCCAAGACTACCA TGAGTGAGGTTCATGGACGGACATTTGGAGTTTGGACACTGCTGACTTGCACCCTTTGCTTCCTTTGTGCATTCAACCTTGAAAACAAGCCTCTATATTTGGCCACATTTCTATCGTTCGTCTATGCATTTGGTCATTTTTTGACGGAGTATCTGATTTATCACACCATGGCTATTGCCAATCTGACAACTGTTGGTATTTTTGCAG GCACATCCATCGTATGGATGTTATTGCAGTGGAACTCGTATCAGCCCCTCAAGAGTAAACATTCGTAG
- the LOC140866667 gene encoding ergosterol biosynthetic protein 28 isoform X1, protein MVADACGHASIGFCLVRILRHLGSSPCRFLQDYQSVVFLFFVSEVHGRTFGVWTLLTCTLCFLCAFNLENKPLYLATFLSFVYAFGHFLTEYLIYHTMAIANLTTVGIFAGTSIVWMLLQWNSYQPLKSKHS, encoded by the exons ATGGTGGCTGATGCTTGTGGGCACGCTTCGATTGGCTTCTGTTTGGTTCGGATTCTTCGACATTTGGGCTCTTCGCCTTGCCGTTTTCTCCAAGACTACCAGTCTgttgttttccttttttttg TGAGTGAGGTTCATGGACGGACATTTGGAGTTTGGACACTGCTGACTTGCACCCTTTGCTTCCTTTGTGCATTCAACCTTGAAAACAAGCCTCTATATTTGGCCACATTTCTATCGTTCGTCTATGCATTTGGTCATTTTTTGACGGAGTATCTGATTTATCACACCATGGCTATTGCCAATCTGACAACTGTTGGTATTTTTGCAG GCACATCCATCGTATGGATGTTATTGCAGTGGAACTCGTATCAGCCCCTCAAGAGTAAACATTCGTAG
- the LOC140865284 gene encoding uncharacterized protein: protein MDPCPFVRITVGNLALKIPAPAKPARSAVHPTSSPCFCLIQLKGFSPPQTAVVPYIPPDNTQFPDSNSLTHAASFHLSKSDLDKLTGKSSLFSTSIKPCLKISVYSGRRGPTCGLSSGRLLGKISLPLDLTTAESRPVIFHNGWVNVGKETKCVAQFHLNVKAEPDPRFVFQFDGEPECSPQIFQIRGNIRQPVFTCKFSFRAADRNQRSRSLPPEHSTGARGWLSSFGSERERPGKERKGWSITIHDLSGSPVAVASMVTPFVASPGSDRVSRSNPGCWLILRPGDSTWKPWGRLEAWRECGTADGLGYRFELIPDSAATAGIVLAESTLSCSKGGKFIIDLTGKSNSNPAQVNGRATPSSTTASPSPVCSPRSSGDFGYGLWPYCMYRGFVMSGSIGGEGRRGRKTTPLVEVSVQHVSCAEDAAAFVALSAVLDLSLDACRLFSHKLRKELRPEQDLPL from the exons ATGGATCCGTGTCCCTTCGTGCGGATTACGGTGGGGAATCTCGCCTTGAAAATCCCCGCCCCGGCCAAGCCAGCTCGCTCCGCCGTCCATCCTACGTCTTCCCCGTGTTTCTGTCTTATTCAACTCAAAGGATTCTCTCCTCCGCAAACCGCCGTCGTACCTTACATTCCGCCCGATAACACTCAATTTCCCGACTCCAACTCGCTCACCCACGCTGCTAGCTTTCACCTCAGCAAATCCGACCTCGACAAACTCACCGGGAAATCTTCCCTCTTCTCCACCTCCATTAAACCTTGCCTTAAAATTTCCGTATACTCCGGCCGCCGCGGCCCGACATGCGGCCTTAGTTCCGGGCGTTTGCTGGGGAAAATCTCTCTGCCGTTGGATCTGACTACTGCGGAATCGAGGCCTGTTATTTTTCATAATGGATGGGTTAATGTGGGAAAAGAAACCAAGTGTGTGGCGCAGTTTCACTTGAATGTAAAGGCTGAGCCCGACCCCAGGTTCGTCTTCCAGTTCGACGGAGAGCCCGAATGCAGCCCCCAGATTTTCCAAATTAGAGGGAATATTCGCCAACCGGTTTTCACTTGCAAGTTCAGTTTTCGTGCCGCCGACCGCAATCAGCGCTCCAG GTCTTTACCGCCGGAGCACAGTACCGGTGCAAGAGGGTGGCTGAGTTCCTTTGGTAGTGAAAGAGAGAGGCCGGGAAAAGAGAGGAAAGGGTGGTCCATAACAATTCACGATCTCTCTGGTTCGCCCGTGGCTGTGGCCTCAATGGTGACACCTTTCGTGGCTTCACCTGGATCAGACCGTGTGAGCCGATCCAATCCCGGTTGCTGGCTCATTCTCCGTCCTGGAGACAGCACCTGGAAGCCATGGGGCCGCCTCGAGGCTTGGCGTGAGTGCGGCACTGCTGATGGCCTTGGCTACAGGTTCGAGCTCATTCCGGATTCAGCTGCCACAGCGGGCATTGTTTTAGCTGAGTCAACTCTCAGCTGCAGCAAAGGTGGGAAGTTCATTATTGATTTGACTGGGAAAAGCAACTCCAACCCAGCACAGGTTAATGGGCGAGCAACACCGAGCAGCACCACTGCGTCTCCGTCTCCGGTGTGCAGCCCCAGGAGCAGTGGggattttgggtacgggctgTGGCCATACTGCATGTACAGAGGGTTTGTGATGTCGGGCAGCATAGGAGGTGAGGGACGCCGCGGCAGGAAAACGACGCCCTTGGTGGAAGTGAGCGTGCAACACGTAAGCTGTGCGGAGGATGCGGCGGCATTTGTTGCTTTGTCGGCCGTCCTGGACTTGAGCCTGGACGCATGCAGGCTTTTCTCTCATAAGCTTCGCAAAGAATTGCGGCCGGAGCAGGATTTACCGTTGTAA
- the LOC140863658 gene encoding inositol-tetrakisphosphate 1-kinase 3-like isoform X2 — protein sequence MLQDVADLNLSDPCGKVRVPKQLVIKKDPSSIPEAVNKAGLRLPIVAKPLVAKSHELSLAYDECSLQKLEPPLVLQEFINHGGVLFKVYIVGEAIKVVRRFSLPDVSKRELSKNVGVYRFPRVSCAAASADEADLDPGIAELPPGPLLERLARELRRRLGLRLFNLDMIREHGTEDRYYVIDINYFPGYGKMPEYEHVFTDFLLSLVPGK from the exons ATGCTTCAGGATGTTGCTGACTTAAATCTGTCGGATCCTTGCG GAAAAGTTCGCGTCCCTAAACAGTTAGTTATCAAGAAAGATCCATCATCTATACCGGAGGCAGTGAACAAGGCTGGGCTGAGGCTACCTATTG TGGCAAAGCCGTTGGTTGCCAAGTCACATGAGCTGTCTCTTGCTTATGACGAGTGCTCACTCCAGAAGTTGGAGCCCCCTCTAGTTTTGCAGGAATTCATTAATCATG GAGGTGTACTCTTCAAAGTTTATATTGTTGGGGAAGCAATAAAGGTGGTCAGGCGTTTCTCCTTGCCTGATGTCAGCAAGCGTGAATTATCAAAGAATGTTGGTGTTTATCGCTTTCCAAGAGTATCTTGTGCAGCTGCATCTGCCGATGAAGCAGACTTGGATCCTGGTATTGCTG AGCTTCCTCCAGGGCCATTACTTGAGAGACTGGCCAGGGAACTGCGTCGACGACTG GGTCTTCGATTATTTAACTTAGATATGATTCGAGAACATGGAACTGAAGACCGCTATTATGTGATAGACATCAACTATTTTCCAG GGTATGGAAAAATGCCAGAGTATGAGCATGTATTTACAGACTTTCTTCTAAGCTTGGTACCAGGCAAATAG